In Bifidobacteriaceae bacterium, one DNA window encodes the following:
- a CDS encoding ABC transporter permease, with amino-acid sequence MAPKKQRRSSTALLRYLGLRLVLLIPTVLILVTVVFLFMRVIGDPITAAQGGRLTAAQLEERKEAAGYNRPIWVQYFEYLGNVLRGDFGVATKDHRAIVDVLITNGAATVELVVCALIVAFAVGIPLGRLAARYHDRLPDVAIRTFAVLFYAAPVFFVGLLAKLLFSSALGWLPSSGRASFDTRLELGRIDNPSHFLIIDAIRSGNGAYLGDVLRHAVLPALTLGLLTAGVFIRLIRINLLETVRADYVTAARARGVPERRVVSKHAFRNALIPVVTVMGMEIALMLGGAILTETTFEWDGIGYQLSQYLLARDFVAVQGIVTAIALVVAVASFLIDVINALVDPRVRY; translated from the coding sequence ATGGCCCCGAAGAAACAGCGTCGCTCTTCCACCGCACTGCTGCGGTACTTGGGGCTGCGCCTGGTCCTTCTCATACCCACCGTCCTGATTCTGGTGACGGTGGTCTTTTTGTTTATGCGGGTGATCGGCGACCCGATCACGGCGGCGCAGGGCGGGCGGCTCACCGCCGCCCAACTGGAGGAGCGCAAGGAAGCCGCCGGCTACAACCGCCCCATCTGGGTCCAATACTTCGAATACCTGGGCAACGTTTTGAGGGGCGACTTCGGGGTGGCCACCAAGGACCACCGCGCGATTGTCGACGTGCTGATCACCAACGGCGCCGCCACCGTGGAACTGGTCGTCTGCGCCCTGATCGTGGCGTTCGCGGTGGGCATCCCGCTGGGGCGGCTGGCCGCCCGCTACCACGACCGCCTCCCGGACGTGGCGATCAGGACCTTCGCGGTGCTGTTCTACGCCGCCCCGGTGTTCTTCGTGGGCCTGCTGGCCAAGCTGCTGTTCTCATCCGCGCTGGGCTGGCTGCCGTCCTCCGGCCGGGCCAGCTTCGACACGCGCCTGGAATTGGGGCGGATCGACAACCCGTCGCATTTCCTGATCATTGACGCCATCCGCTCCGGGAACGGCGCCTACCTGGGGGACGTGCTGCGCCACGCGGTCCTGCCGGCGCTGACCCTGGGGCTTTTGACCGCGGGCGTCTTCATTCGGCTGATCCGCATCAACCTCTTGGAGACCGTCCGGGCGGACTATGTGACGGCGGCGCGGGCGCGCGGCGTGCCCGAGCGCCGGGTGGTCTCGAAGCACGCCTTCCGCAACGCGCTGATCCCCGTGGTGACCGTCATGGGCATGGAGATCGCCCTGATGCTGGGCGGGGCCATCCTGACGGAGACAACCTTCGAGTGGGACGGGATCGGCTACCAGTTGTCCCAGTATCTGCTGGCCCGCGACTTTGTGGCCGTGCAGGGCATTGTCACCGCGATCGCGCTGGTGGTAGCCGTCGCCTCGTTCTTGATTGACGTCATCAACGCCCTGGTGGACCCGAGGGTGAGGTACTGA
- a CDS encoding ABC transporter ATP-binding protein yields the protein MSETLLRARDLTVSFQTDAQPIRAVNRISFEVAKGEILAIVGESGSGKTVSSRAMVGLLPSTARIEGSAELDQTELIGLRGPAMRAVRGDRIAMVFQEPSTALDPVRTVGWQIAEALRAHRKMTKRQALARAVELLELVGIPDPAVRVHSYPHQMSGGQKQRVMIAMAISCDPEVIIADEPTTALDVTVQAQILDLLHDLRERLGTAIILITHNMGVVADLSDRVAVMFRGELVEQGTAEDIFARPQHPYTKHLLGAVPYLGRERPASMNTAAPPVSPETVLTVRDLEVFFPGRIGSPPVRAIDGVSLELKRHEILALVGESGSGKTTLGRCAVGLLEPTAGELTVLGRPLASLKARELRELRKRMGFVFQDPASSLNPRMSVGACVSEPMRVHGEGTSASRRERVAELLEAVELPTEFADRYPHELSGGQRQRVSLARALVLNPELLVADEPTSALDVSVQAKVLEVFVRLQHQMGFACLFITHDLAVVDMLADRIAVMKSGRLVELGSREQVLRSPQEQYTKDLIAAVPLPDPVAQRVRQRARRAAGPALA from the coding sequence ATGAGCGAGACGCTGCTGCGGGCGCGGGACCTGACCGTTTCGTTCCAGACGGACGCGCAGCCGATACGGGCGGTCAACCGCATCTCGTTCGAGGTGGCGAAGGGCGAGATTCTGGCGATCGTGGGCGAATCGGGGTCCGGGAAAACGGTGTCGTCGCGGGCGATGGTTGGGCTGTTGCCGTCCACCGCGCGGATCGAGGGATCGGCGGAGCTTGACCAGACCGAACTGATCGGGCTGCGCGGACCGGCCATGCGGGCGGTGCGGGGCGACCGGATCGCCATGGTGTTCCAGGAGCCGTCGACGGCGCTGGACCCGGTGCGGACGGTCGGCTGGCAAATCGCGGAGGCGCTGCGGGCGCACCGGAAGATGACCAAACGGCAGGCCCTGGCGCGGGCGGTCGAACTGCTGGAACTGGTGGGGATTCCCGACCCGGCGGTGCGGGTGCACTCGTACCCGCATCAAATGTCCGGCGGGCAGAAACAGCGCGTGATGATCGCCATGGCGATCTCCTGCGACCCGGAGGTCATCATCGCGGACGAGCCCACCACGGCGCTCGACGTGACCGTTCAAGCGCAGATTCTTGATCTGCTGCACGACCTGCGGGAACGGCTGGGCACCGCCATCATCTTGATCACGCACAACATGGGGGTGGTCGCGGACCTCTCGGACCGCGTGGCGGTGATGTTCAGGGGCGAACTGGTGGAACAGGGCACGGCGGAGGACATTTTCGCCCGGCCGCAGCACCCCTATACCAAACACCTGCTGGGCGCGGTGCCGTACCTGGGGCGCGAGCGGCCCGCCTCGATGAACACGGCCGCGCCGCCCGTTTCCCCGGAAACGGTGTTGACGGTTCGGGACCTGGAGGTCTTCTTCCCGGGGCGGATCGGCTCGCCGCCGGTGCGGGCCATTGACGGCGTGTCGCTGGAGTTGAAGCGGCACGAGATCCTGGCGCTGGTGGGGGAGTCCGGCTCCGGCAAGACCACGTTGGGGCGCTGCGCGGTGGGGCTGCTGGAGCCGACCGCCGGGGAGTTGACCGTGCTGGGCCGGCCGCTGGCCTCCCTGAAAGCGCGTGAGCTTCGCGAACTGCGGAAACGCATGGGCTTTGTGTTCCAAGACCCCGCTTCCTCGCTGAATCCGCGCATGTCCGTGGGGGCCTGCGTGTCGGAGCCGATGCGGGTCCACGGCGAGGGCACCAGCGCCTCGCGGCGGGAGCGGGTCGCGGAGCTCTTGGAGGCGGTCGAGCTTCCCACCGAATTCGCCGACCGCTACCCCCACGAGTTGTCCGGCGGCCAGCGCCAGCGGGTCTCCCTGGCGCGCGCGCTGGTGCTGAACCCGGAGTTGCTGGTGGCGGACGAGCCGACCTCGGCCCTGGACGTGTCCGTGCAGGCCAAGGTCCTGGAGGTGTTCGTCCGGCTGCAGCATCAGATGGGGTTCGCCTGCCTGTTCATCACCCACGACCTGGCGGTCGTGGACATGCTGGCGGACAGGATCGCCGTCATGAAGTCCGGCCGCCTGGTCGAATTGGGCTCGCGCGAACAGGTCCTGCGCTCCCCGCAGGAGCAGTACACCAAGGACCTAATCGCGGCCGTGCCGCTGCCGGACCCGGTGGCCCAGCGCGTCCGCCAACGCGCCCGCCGCGCCGCCGGCCCGGCCTTGGCCTAA
- a CDS encoding ABC transporter permease: protein MAAGNKAPGAPKAGAGREGMAKAGRLHARAPWYAKIPGYGLVRTTHGLQRVMLLTGAGLIALFLLLALTAQWISPYDFDQTKYQGVPFGTQRPPSAEHWFGTTVAGYDVFARVVYGARTALMVVVMAVAASILIGVALGVVSGYLGGWLDRLLVLITDALYAFPSLLMAIIVSIVVSSGRSSAIAGMISASLAITVIFIPQYFRVVRNATISAKTEPYVDAARVAGSKSGRIMFGHVLPNVSQTIPVLTTLNASESILTLAALGFLGFGIEPTSAAEWGYDLNKATTSDVANGIWWTSVFPGLAIVLVVAGVTLIGESLNDVLNPLLRTRGGATTADEEELVEVVLAEVGDRRAPLERVSYNPDSPDAGRPSPGGGGLAGQGEGAGGVAGAAARTASGDGGLADPGEGAGAGAIAETASGDGGLAGPGEGAAGVAGAAARTASGDEGLAELDESPSGGDPAGTGEGERP from the coding sequence ATGGCGGCCGGGAACAAGGCTCCGGGCGCGCCGAAGGCGGGCGCGGGGCGCGAGGGCATGGCCAAAGCCGGCCGCTTGCACGCTAGGGCGCCCTGGTACGCCAAGATCCCCGGATACGGGTTGGTCCGCACCACCCACGGCCTGCAGCGGGTCATGCTGCTGACCGGCGCCGGCCTGATCGCGTTGTTCTTGCTGCTCGCTTTGACCGCCCAATGGATCTCGCCCTACGACTTCGACCAGACCAAGTACCAGGGCGTGCCCTTCGGGACGCAGCGGCCCCCGTCCGCCGAGCATTGGTTCGGCACCACCGTGGCCGGGTACGACGTGTTCGCGCGGGTGGTCTACGGCGCCCGCACCGCCTTGATGGTGGTGGTGATGGCCGTGGCCGCGTCGATCCTGATCGGCGTCGCGCTGGGCGTTGTGTCCGGGTACCTGGGCGGCTGGCTCGACCGGCTGCTGGTGCTGATCACCGACGCGCTCTACGCCTTCCCGTCGCTGCTGATGGCGATCATCGTGTCGATCGTGGTGTCTTCGGGCCGGTCGAGCGCCATAGCCGGGATGATCTCCGCCTCGCTCGCCATCACCGTCATTTTCATCCCGCAGTATTTCCGGGTGGTCCGCAACGCCACCATCAGCGCCAAGACCGAACCCTATGTGGACGCCGCCCGCGTGGCCGGGTCCAAGTCCGGGCGCATCATGTTTGGCCACGTCCTGCCCAACGTGTCGCAGACCATCCCCGTCCTGACCACCCTCAACGCCTCCGAATCAATCCTGACCCTGGCGGCGCTCGGGTTCCTGGGCTTTGGGATCGAGCCGACCAGCGCCGCCGAATGGGGCTACGACCTCAACAAGGCCACCACCTCGGACGTCGCCAACGGCATCTGGTGGACCAGCGTCTTCCCCGGGTTGGCGATTGTCCTGGTGGTGGCCGGCGTCACCCTGATCGGCGAATCCCTCAACGACGTCCTCAACCCGCTGTTGCGCACCCGCGGCGGCGCCACCACCGCCGACGAGGAAGAACTGGTCGAGGTCGTCTTGGCCGAGGTCGGAGACCGCCGAGCCCCGTTGGAGCGGGTCTCCTACAACCCGGATTCGCCAGACGCCGGCCGGCCGTCGCCGGGCGGCGGGGGCTTGGCCGGGCAGGGCGAGGGCGCTGGCGGCGTTGCGGGGGCGGCTGCGCGGACGGCATCGGGCGATGGGGGCTTAGCCGACCCGGGCGAGGGCGCGGGCGCAGGGGCGATTGCGGAAACGGCATCGGGCGATGGGGGTTTGGCCGGGCCGGGCGAGGGCGCGGCCGGCGTTGCGGGGGCGGCTGCGCGGACGGCATCGGGCGATGAGGGTTTGGCCGAACTTGACGAAAGCCCAAGCGGGGGCGACCCGGCTGGAACCGGGGAGGGGGAGCGGCCATGA